A genomic region of Bactrocera dorsalis isolate Fly_Bdor chromosome 3, ASM2337382v1, whole genome shotgun sequence contains the following coding sequences:
- the LOC125777043 gene encoding uncharacterized protein LOC125777043: MAPPDVQLLIWLEEISLDGSELDDDLGVDIDSDDSVADPTYVDDFDDDMQYIDVSNEIDVNIQSTPTHVHEAVDTSQNGEQLACENWIITPSASVMRGKNKYIWSSEPSSTTKVSNRTPSRNIVYIMPGPKEGAKGIVDPLKCFELFFTTELRDEVLLRTNEYIDQAATKYTIQNTTTSQVTIEELRALIGIFIMSGALKNNHLSTVELFDPTICDLK; the protein is encoded by the coding sequence ATGGCTCCTCCTGATGTGCAGTTACTCATATGGCTGGAGGAGATATCGCTTGATGGAAGTGAACTTGATGACGATTTGGGTGTAGATATCGATTCAGATGATAGTGTGGCTGATCCCACTTACGTCGATGATTTCGACGATGACATGCAGTATATTGATGTATCTAATGAAATTGATGTCAATATACAATCCACACCGACTCATGTTCATGAAGCTGTAGACACGTCGCAAAATGGCGAACAATTGGCTTGTGAGAACTGGATAATTACGCCATCGGCATCGGTTATGAGGGGTAAGAACAAATATATATGGTCTTCCGAACCGTCTTCGACAACAAAAGTATCGAACAGAACTCCTTCGAGAAACATAGTTTATATTATGCCAGGGCCAAAAGAAGGAGCCAAGGGTATAGTAGATCCCTTGAAGTGTTTTGAACTGTTTTTTACTACAGAATTGAGGGATGAAGTACTCTTACGCACTAATGAATATATTGACCAAGCAGCTACCAAGTATACAATTCAGAATACCACTACATCACAGGTAACAATAGAAGAGCTTCGTGCTCTTATCGGTATATTTATCATGAGTGGtgcgttaaaaaataatcaCTTGTCAACTGTTGAACTGTTTGACCCTACTATTTGTGATTTGAAATAG
- the LOC125777042 gene encoding uncharacterized protein LOC125777042 — translation MEKEDHNKVSRTSKEQIECYLNFVQVHPEIKLHKNDPSRPKRMEELWAELSAQLNALKGPTRNPNKWRENLTHWKNQVRSRARKAKAHKLVTGGGPSSTIELSETEQRALDTLGAVAVDGLTEVPAIGTEEEVVFTAAPSPLNTTSDASNDATPSSSRRKKMTTDEMFRNYMDLMKVKAEEERDFRIKTLDSINKHTESINNLAAAMVSLAETIVKKTDEKK, via the exons atgGAAAAGGAAG ATCATAATAAAGTGTCGCGCACCTCGAAGGAGCAAATAGAGTGCTACCTTAACTTTGTGCAAGTTCATCCTGAAATAAAGTTGCACAAAAACGATCCTTCGCGGCCAAAAAGAATGGAGGAGCTTTGGGCGGAACTCTCCGCGCAATTAAATGCACTAAAAGGGCCCACCCGGAACCCCAACAAATGGAGAGAG AATCTGACCCATTGGAAAAACCAAGTAAGGTCTCGCGCAAGGAAAGCCAAGGCGCACAAGCTGGTGACAGGTGGCGGTCCCAGCTCAACAATAGAGCTCTCCGAAACGGAGCAGAGAGCGTTGGATACGTTGGGGGCAGTCGCTGTTGATGGGTTGACTGAGGTACCAGCCATTGGCACAGAG GAAGAAGTAGTATTCACAGCTGCACCATCGCCCCTCAATACGACTTCGGATGCGTCCAATGACGCCACTCCGTCATCGTCTCGCAGAAAAAAAATGACGACGGACGAAATGTTCCGTAACTATATGGATCTTATGAAAGTTAAAGCCGAGGAGGAAAGAGATTTCCGTATAAAAACGTTAGACTCAATTAATAAACACACTGAGTCTATCAATAATTTAGCGGCAGCGATGGTGTCGCTTGCTGAAACTATTGTGAAGAAAACAGatgagaaaaaatga